Genomic segment of Populus nigra chromosome 6, ddPopNigr1.1, whole genome shotgun sequence:
CACAATCTTTATTACATACATATTTTTAGagcatctttttaaaatatcattgcactCTCCCTCTAGAAAGATACTTACTTAAGCATCagatagtgtatatatatatatatatatatatttgaataaagAGATTAACCAAATTTCCGATATATAAACcttattcttaaattattttgaatttaagacATCTTCAGTTATGTATTGTGAtggttatattattgtttataaCTAATAAAAAGCCAAATATTTATGAAGAGTACAAAATACATTGAcgtcaaatattattttgttcgAGAAATTACTATTTCAAATGATATCGGTACAAGGAAAATTAGTATTGTTGATAGCTTGATGATGACTTCATACGTTTGATAGTGTGTTTAGAAGTGTAGTAgcgattttttttcaaagtgttttttattttaaaatacatcaaaacaatatttttttattttttaaaaattatttttgatattagcatataaaaatgatatgaaaaaattaaaaaaaattaatttttttaaaaaatactcccCAAAGGCAATAACGAACACACCATTGTCATTTTCGAGTATTGATTGGATTTCATTTGCGTGCGGGACTGGTAATAACATTACTCGAGGTCATCGAAGGCCTCGGTGGTAAAGGTGAAGATTCTTCAATGGAACCCAAGCTAAGATGAAGATTCGTTAACTAACGGGTCTAACCTTGTTTGCTCAGCaaagcataaaaacaaaaacatttcatTCAAACATTCCTCCTATTTCGGAAGGATTTAACTTACTTAGGATTAAGATTGATATCTCCGAAGTtgtattatttcaatatttgtaAAATTTCCTCCTATTTACCCATTAATGCAGGCATACTCAAACTACGACAATTGACAAATCTAAGTGtaataatctctttttttatttgttataataaTTCTATATATCAGATCGTGCAATCATAGCAATTATATTTCATGGTCGAATAATATAAGAATCaacaatatttcaattttttaaaattacatataataactaattaattaatatcattgaacTAATTTAGTGGTACGTCAAGAAAGAAATCTATTATTTAAGGAAAATTATTTCCTTATGAGTCTCATCAAAGAGATGACCATCTCCTCAtctattatcaaaaaaaaaaatatagtttagtaGATGATCCAATAGTAACAATTTAGGACCAAAAAGTTTATTTCTCCTGTGATCTAAAGTTCGAGTCATGTGGTTACTAATATGATAGTCACTAGAgacttatatgatcattaactttatggCCTatagaattagtcgaggtgcgtacAAACTAACCCAACACCCgtgttaataattaaaaaaaaattacaactggatatttcatatcaaatttatacATGAATTAAGGTGTTAATCAATAAGTAATTGATATAGAttctatgaattttaaaatgattagtTTCATAAAGAAATAAtcactatattttttctctaataCCCCTCATTTTAATTACAAATGACGTAGAGCATgctacaattataaaaaaaatgatgatatatatttttatgtgttaaataattgatttcaacaaaacatttaagctggaaaatatttatttttctttacctgaataaatattatataatttaagattttgagtatttttttttaaatattatcaggCTCACCAAGtcttttaaatctatttttaccCGTCCATGAAAAACATCTCCAATCTTCctaccaataattttttaagctcATCAACAAtgatccttatttatttgaattaaatgattaattttgttatatgTATTCGATaatgcatagtaaaaaaaatacaaaaactttaGTCACTGTGAGCATGAGAGGGAAGCCCAGTTCAGAATTTCTGGTCCAGTTATTTAAAGCCCACTTTCTGAAACCCTAACTGCTGCCGCTGCCACATCCAAAACCGGAGGACAAAATCGTCAACAAAGAATCCCACACATTTTCTTtcgcacatatatatatattttccaaaCCCTAAGACCGTTCACTCTGGTCTCTTTGCCGCCGTTCAGACCCTAGACAACTGATATCTACCCCTCTCACCAAAAAATGACGACTCGCTTCAAGAAGAACCGGAAGAAGAGAGGGCACGTCAGTGCTGGCCATGGACGTATCGGCAAGCACAGGAAGCACCCAGGTGGTCGTGGTAATGCTGGAGGTATGCACCACCACCGGATTCTATTCGACAAGTACCATCCTGGTTACTTTGGCAAAGTCGGTATGCGTTACTTCCACAAGCTCCGCAACAAGTTCCACTGTCCGATCGTGAACATCGACAAGCTCTGGTCCATGGTCCCTCAGGATGTTAAGGACAAGGCAACCAAGGATACTATGCCGATGATCGATGTCACTCAGTTCGGGTACTTCAAAGTTCTTGGGAAGGGGGTTTTGCCTGAGAAGCAACCAATCGTTGTCAAGGCCAAGCTTATTTCGAAGATTGCTGAGAAGAAGATTAAAGAGGCTGGTGGGGCTGTTTTGCTTACTGCTTAGGTGAgggtttttaagatttttagct
This window contains:
- the LOC133696043 gene encoding large ribosomal subunit protein uL15x, whose product is MTTRFKKNRKKRGHVSAGHGRIGKHRKHPGGRGNAGGMHHHRILFDKYHPGYFGKVGMRYFHKLRNKFHCPIVNIDKLWSMVPQDVKDKATKDTMPMIDVTQFGYFKVLGKGVLPEKQPIVVKAKLISKIAEKKIKEAGGAVLLTA